One window of the Archangium primigenium genome contains the following:
- the rsmD gene encoding 16S rRNA (guanine(966)-N(2))-methyltransferase RsmD: protein MRIVAGSARGRALAGPKATSKHIRPTADRVRESLFNILGQWFEGQKILDLYAGTGALGLEALSRGAMRVVMVDSDREAQELCRTNTDALGFTARVELLAQPVERALAALGKRGERFQLVLADPPYAARVVETVLEAVAKHGVLADGGTVVVEHDKREPAPEAHAGFTQVDQRRFGDTLVSLFRVA, encoded by the coding sequence ATGCGAATCGTCGCGGGAAGTGCACGAGGCCGGGCGCTGGCGGGCCCCAAGGCGACGTCCAAACACATCCGTCCCACGGCGGACCGGGTGCGCGAGTCGCTCTTCAACATCCTGGGCCAGTGGTTCGAGGGCCAGAAGATCCTCGACCTGTACGCGGGCACGGGGGCGCTCGGACTGGAGGCCCTGTCGCGCGGGGCCATGCGCGTGGTGATGGTGGACTCGGATCGCGAGGCGCAGGAGCTGTGCCGCACCAACACGGACGCCCTGGGCTTCACCGCGCGCGTGGAGCTGCTGGCCCAGCCCGTGGAGCGGGCGCTCGCGGCGCTCGGCAAGCGGGGCGAGCGCTTCCAGCTCGTCCTCGCGGATCCCCCCTACGCCGCGCGGGTGGTGGAGACGGTGCTCGAGGCCGTGGCGAAGCACGGGGTGCTCGCCGACGGGGGCACGGTCGTCGTCGAGCACGACAAGCGCGAGCCCGCGCCCGAGGCCCACGCCGGCTTCACCCAGGTGGATCAGCGGCGCTTCGGGGACACCTTGGTGAGCCTCTTTCGCG